A single Ignavibacteriales bacterium DNA region contains:
- the groES gene encoding co-chaperone GroES codes for MSKLNIQPLHDRVVVKAKEAEEKTKSGLYLPDTAKEKPIEGTVVAVGTGKVTEDGKTLPLTVKVGDKVLYGKYSGTEVSVDGEEYLMMRESDIFAIIK; via the coding sequence ATGAGCAAACTCAATATCCAGCCTCTGCATGACAGAGTCGTAGTAAAGGCAAAAGAAGCTGAAGAGAAGACCAAGAGTGGTCTCTATCTTCCTGACACCGCAAAAGAAAAGCCAATCGAAGGCACCGTTGTTGCAGTCGGTACCGGCAAAGTTACCGAAGATGGTAAAACCCTTCCTCTGACTGTAAAAGTTGGTGATAAGGTTCTTTACGGCAAATACAGCGGAACCGAAGTATCAGTTGATGGTGAAGAATACCTGATGATGCGCGAGTCAGACATTTTTGCAATTATAAAGTAA
- the groL gene encoding chaperonin GroEL (60 kDa chaperone family; promotes refolding of misfolded polypeptides especially under stressful conditions; forms two stacked rings of heptamers to form a barrel-shaped 14mer; ends can be capped by GroES; misfolded proteins enter the barrel where they are refolded when GroES binds) translates to MASKLIEFDSDARSGLKKGVDKLANAVKVTLGPKGRNVILEKKFGAPTVTKDGVSVAKEIELEDPVENMGAQMVREVASKTSDVAGDGTTTATVLAQAIYREGLKNVTAGANPMDLKRGIDLAVSKVIENLKKMSKEISGKEEITQVGSISANNDHSIGQLISDAMDKVGKDGVITVEENKGTETALDVVEGMQFDRGYLSPYFVTDTQTMEAVLEDPFILIHDKKISAMKDLLPVLEKVVQQGRSLLIIAEEVEGEALATLVVNKLRGTLKIAAVKAPGFGDRRKAMLEDIAVLTNGTVISEERGFKLENATVSYLGTAKKVVIDKDNTTIVEGAGSSDEIKKRIAEIKAQIEKTTSDYDKEKLQERLAKLSGGVAVIKIGASTEVEMKEKKARVEDALHATRAAVQEGIVPGGGVAYIRTIEVLETLKGENEDQTTGIQIIKKALEEPLRQIVNNAGLEGSVILQKVKEGKGDFGFNAANEKYENLFKSGVIDPTKVTRTALENAASVSALLITTEAVVYEKKEKEPAMPAMPQGMGGGMDGMY, encoded by the coding sequence ATGGCTTCAAAATTAATCGAATTTGACAGCGATGCCCGTTCAGGCCTGAAAAAAGGTGTGGATAAGCTCGCTAATGCAGTAAAAGTAACCCTCGGCCCCAAAGGCAGAAACGTAATCCTCGAAAAGAAATTCGGCGCTCCGACCGTTACCAAAGACGGTGTATCAGTAGCAAAAGAAATTGAACTGGAAGATCCCGTAGAAAATATGGGCGCTCAGATGGTCCGCGAAGTTGCTTCCAAGACCAGTGATGTTGCAGGTGACGGTACCACCACCGCTACCGTTCTTGCTCAGGCAATCTACAGAGAAGGCCTCAAGAACGTAACAGCAGGCGCTAACCCGATGGACCTCAAAAGAGGTATTGATCTGGCAGTTTCAAAGGTTATCGAAAACCTGAAGAAAATGAGCAAAGAAATCAGCGGCAAAGAAGAAATCACTCAGGTTGGTTCAATCTCCGCTAACAACGACCACTCAATCGGTCAGCTCATTTCTGATGCAATGGATAAAGTCGGCAAAGATGGCGTTATCACCGTTGAAGAAAACAAAGGTACTGAAACCGCGCTTGATGTGGTTGAAGGTATGCAGTTCGACCGCGGCTACCTCTCCCCTTACTTCGTAACTGACACCCAGACCATGGAAGCAGTTCTCGAAGATCCTTTCATCCTGATTCACGATAAGAAAATCTCTGCAATGAAAGACCTTCTCCCGGTTCTGGAGAAAGTTGTTCAGCAGGGCCGTTCACTTCTTATCATCGCTGAAGAAGTTGAAGGTGAAGCTCTTGCAACTCTGGTTGTTAACAAACTTAGAGGAACCCTCAAAATAGCTGCTGTTAAAGCTCCTGGCTTTGGCGACAGAAGAAAAGCAATGCTCGAAGATATCGCAGTTCTCACAAACGGTACTGTTATTTCTGAAGAGAGAGGCTTCAAACTGGAGAATGCAACCGTTTCCTACCTCGGTACTGCAAAGAAAGTTGTTATTGATAAAGATAACACCACCATCGTTGAAGGTGCCGGTTCATCAGATGAAATCAAGAAGAGAATTGCTGAGATCAAAGCTCAGATTGAAAAAACCACTTCTGATTATGACAAAGAAAAACTCCAGGAAAGACTCGCTAAACTTAGCGGCGGTGTTGCAGTAATAAAAATTGGTGCATCAACCGAAGTTGAAATGAAGGAAAAGAAAGCCCGTGTTGAAGATGCTCTGCATGCAACAAGAGCTGCAGTTCAGGAAGGTATTGTTCCGGGCGGCGGTGTGGCTTATATCCGTACCATTGAAGTTCTTGAGACCCTCAAAGGTGAAAACGAAGACCAGACAACCGGTATCCAGATCATCAAAAAAGCTCTCGAAGAGCCGCTGAGACAGATCGTTAATAATGCCGGACTTGAAGGTTCAGTTATCCTCCAGAAGGTAAAAGAAGGCAAAGGTGACTTTGGATTCAATGCTGCTAACGAGAAATATGAAAATCTCTTTAAGTCAGGCGTAATTGACCCGACTAAGGTTACCAGAACCGCACTTGAAAATGCAGCTTCAGTATCTGCACTCCTCATCACAACTGAAGCAGTTGTCTATGAGAAGAAAGAGAAAGAGCCTGCTATGCCTGCTATGCCTCAGGGCATGGGCGGCGGCATGGACGGAATGTACTAA